The following are from one region of the Thiocapsa rosea genome:
- a CDS encoding BMC domain-containing protein, with product MASESYGIALGMIETRGLVPAIEAADAMTKAAEVRLIGREFVGGGYVTVLVRGETGAVNAAVRAGADACERVGDGLVAAHIIARPHREVEPILNRTLPAAAD from the coding sequence ATGGCCAGTGAAAGCTACGGGATTGCATTGGGGATGATCGAGACGCGCGGACTGGTGCCCGCAATCGAAGCGGCGGATGCCATGACCAAGGCCGCCGAGGTGCGCCTGATCGGACGCGAGTTCGTCGGCGGCGGCTACGTGACCGTGCTGGTGCGCGGCGAGACGGGTGCGGTGAACGCCGCGGTGCGTGCCGGTGCGGATGCCTGCGAGCGTGTCGGCGACGGTCTGGTCGCCGCGCACATCATTGCCCGTCCGCACCGCGAGGTCGAGCCGATCCTGAACCGCACCCTGCCGGCGGCCGCCGACTGA
- a CDS encoding carboxysome shell carbonic anhydrase, translated as MSSQRRPTRASLIWASAPATAAPPYRPRSRGESGSGAPAATPEPVTAESAKPTPATTEPSTQARGQRMRPRPPSRTAGADAAKRSARQPKRAVVPAAEPRQARDPSGQHPLTDRDGNARLQRYEERIKTAFDRIVPVLKRISALQHASDFERQAQSIARDALGFDLPEHMLADAWVTQLDLRRLFAWCVFETYRRMTDDFFANDPLGGHEIRDFDRFLQDCGFHQLDVTPCADGRLAHAISYVLRLPCGAVRRKPYAGGLFDVENTVSKWGEVELGRFREGIPNTADAPTRYLKSVIYHYSSVDPHHQGCAAHGSDDAAAAQGALDRLLAFRQSVENGFCCGASVALLLIGLDTDTDAIRVHVPDGEGHMDLTQSVDALKVHAITRDLEPTAARARVAELVKAHAPASADPGMLRLVARLIENNLSQIDYVRQVHGGHYADVGHAEHFMGVGIGFEEIQLRNLTYFAYLYTVEEGAADLDVGRKIFSGLNVSRGLPIPIVIRFDYHGGVPGARERAVTRCRRLDAALAGRFADLADRGLLHRLLVVRDSDAGAGIEVVGCSLTAPTAGGH; from the coding sequence ATGTCGAGCCAACGCCGTCCAACCCGAGCGAGCCTGATCTGGGCATCCGCACCCGCGACCGCCGCGCCGCCCTACCGGCCGCGTTCGCGAGGCGAGTCCGGTTCCGGTGCGCCCGCAGCGACGCCGGAGCCGGTGACGGCCGAATCGGCTAAGCCCACACCGGCCACGACCGAGCCGTCGACGCAGGCTCGGGGTCAACGGATGCGTCCGCGGCCTCCGTCTCGCACAGCCGGCGCCGATGCCGCCAAGCGCTCGGCACGCCAGCCCAAGCGGGCCGTCGTTCCGGCAGCGGAACCCCGACAGGCTCGGGATCCGAGCGGGCAACACCCGCTGACCGACCGCGACGGCAACGCGAGGTTGCAGCGCTACGAGGAGCGGATCAAGACGGCGTTCGATCGGATCGTACCCGTGCTCAAGCGGATCTCGGCACTCCAGCACGCGTCCGACTTCGAGCGGCAGGCCCAGTCGATCGCCCGGGACGCGTTGGGCTTCGACCTGCCCGAGCACATGCTCGCGGATGCTTGGGTCACCCAGCTCGATCTGCGGCGTCTGTTCGCCTGGTGCGTGTTCGAGACCTACCGTCGGATGACGGATGACTTCTTCGCGAACGACCCGCTCGGCGGGCACGAGATCCGAGACTTCGACCGTTTCCTCCAGGACTGCGGCTTCCATCAGCTGGATGTCACGCCCTGTGCAGACGGGCGCTTGGCCCACGCGATCAGCTACGTGCTGCGTTTGCCCTGCGGCGCGGTGCGGCGCAAGCCCTACGCCGGCGGATTGTTCGATGTCGAGAACACGGTCTCCAAGTGGGGCGAGGTCGAGCTCGGGCGATTCCGTGAAGGGATACCGAACACCGCGGATGCACCGACCCGCTATCTCAAGTCGGTGATCTATCACTACAGCTCGGTCGATCCGCATCATCAGGGCTGCGCGGCCCACGGATCGGACGATGCGGCGGCGGCGCAGGGCGCCTTGGATCGGCTTCTGGCGTTCCGCCAATCGGTCGAGAACGGTTTCTGCTGCGGTGCCTCGGTGGCGCTGCTGCTGATCGGCTTGGACACGGACACGGACGCGATCCGGGTCCACGTGCCCGACGGCGAGGGCCACATGGACCTGACGCAGTCGGTCGATGCGCTCAAGGTCCACGCGATCACGCGTGACCTGGAGCCGACCGCGGCGCGCGCTCGGGTCGCCGAGCTGGTCAAGGCGCACGCACCGGCAAGCGCCGATCCGGGCATGCTCCGGCTGGTCGCACGGCTGATCGAGAACAACCTGTCGCAGATCGACTATGTGCGCCAGGTGCACGGCGGCCACTATGCGGATGTGGGTCACGCCGAGCATTTCATGGGTGTCGGCATCGGGTTCGAGGAGATCCAGCTGCGCAACCTGACCTACTTCGCCTACCTGTACACGGTCGAGGAAGGGGCCGCGGATCTGGACGTCGGGCGCAAGATCTTCAGCGGACTGAATGTCTCGCGCGGTCTGCCGATCCCGATCGTCATCCGCTTTGATTATCACGGCGGTGTACCGGGTGCGCGCGAGCGCGCGGTGACACGCTGCCGGCGGCTCGATGCCGCGCTCGCCGGCCGATTTGCCGATCTGGCAGACCGGGGCCTGCTTCACCGATTGCTCGTCGTGCGCGACAGCGACGCGGGCGCCGGCATCGAGGTCGTCGGATGCTCGCTGACCGCCCCGACGGCGGGAGGCCACTGA
- a CDS encoding ferritin-like domain-containing protein, producing MRHARIHPRTLGYLGRALSLELSAVQQYMTQASLAEAWGLPEAAVRLREETVEEMQHAERIIQRMLALGVAPNGSQLRPAGVARTLVELLLQDAVLESEIVALYREAVIFCRRVGDRENGDFFEALLNEESAHAREIDDWLASLGVPRYRDPSERAYF from the coding sequence ATGAGACACGCACGCATTCATCCTCGTACCCTTGGCTATCTCGGTCGCGCCTTGAGCTTGGAGCTGTCCGCAGTCCAGCAGTACATGACCCAGGCCTCACTCGCCGAGGCCTGGGGCTTGCCGGAGGCGGCGGTCCGTCTACGCGAGGAAACGGTCGAAGAGATGCAGCATGCCGAGCGCATCATCCAGCGGATGTTGGCGTTGGGCGTTGCGCCGAACGGATCGCAACTGCGTCCGGCCGGCGTCGCGCGCACTCTGGTCGAACTGCTTCTTCAAGACGCGGTGCTCGAATCCGAGATCGTCGCCCTCTATCGCGAGGCGGTGATCTTCTGTCGACGCGTCGGGGATCGGGAGAACGGTGACTTCTTCGAGGCACTCCTGAACGAGGAGTCCGCTCACGCTCGCGAGATCGATGACTGGCTGGCCTCGCTCGGAGTCCCGCGCTATCGTGACCCCTCGGAACGTGCCTACTTTTAA
- a CDS encoding ribulose bisphosphate carboxylase small subunit, translating into MPFQSTTGDYQTKHTLETFGFLPPMTQEEIFDQIAYIIAQGWTPGIEHIHPSKSMNHYWTMWKLPFFGVTDLAQVVSELEACHRSYPDHHVRVTGYDNYTQSQGSCFVVFEGRG; encoded by the coding sequence ATGCCTTTCCAAAGCACCACGGGCGACTACCAGACCAAGCACACCCTGGAGACCTTCGGGTTTCTGCCGCCGATGACCCAGGAGGAGATCTTCGATCAGATCGCCTACATCATCGCGCAGGGCTGGACCCCGGGTATCGAGCATATTCACCCCAGCAAGTCCATGAACCACTACTGGACCATGTGGAAGCTGCCCTTCTTCGGGGTAACCGACCTGGCCCAGGTGGTGAGCGAACTCGAGGCGTGCCACCGCTCCTATCCGGATCACCATGTCCGTGTCACCGGCTACGACAACTACACCCAGAGCCAGGGCTCCTGCTTCGTGGTGTTCGAGGGCCGCGGCTGA
- a CDS encoding carboxysome peptide A, giving the protein MKICQVERPLVSTNRIPGFEHKHLLVVRDGSTQQVAVDAVGCVPGDWVICVGSSAAREAAGSKEYPSDLTIVGIIDHWPPETEAAGPRGAG; this is encoded by the coding sequence ATGAAGATCTGTCAGGTGGAGCGCCCGCTGGTCTCGACCAACCGGATCCCGGGATTCGAGCACAAGCATCTCTTGGTGGTGCGCGACGGGAGCACACAACAGGTTGCGGTCGATGCGGTCGGCTGCGTACCGGGTGACTGGGTGATCTGTGTCGGCAGCTCCGCGGCGCGCGAGGCGGCCGGCAGCAAGGAGTATCCGAGCGATCTGACCATCGTCGGCATTATCGATCATTGGCCGCCCGAGACGGAGGCCGCCGGGCCGCGAGGTGCAGGCTGA
- a CDS encoding SulP family inorganic anion transporter, producing the protein MRVLNEIRFDNLRGDLFGGVTAAVIALPMALAFGVASGAGAEAGLYGAVLIGLFAALFGGTPTLISEPTGPMTVVFTAVIASLIAANPEQGMAMAFTVVMLAGLFQIAFGAMKLGRYVTMMPFTVISGFMSGIGIILVILQLPGLLGQPTPGGGVIGTLRALPDLIASIDPREAALAGMTLAVLFLMPARVKRILPPQLVVLVVGTLIAVYWLGDQDIRRIGEIPSGLPSLQMPVFSAAQWQTILIDALVLAMLGSVDALLTSVIAGSLTRKQVNSDKELVGQGIGNLASGLFGGLPGAGATMGTVVNIQAGGRTALSGLTRAAILAVVVIWAGALTANIPLAVLAGIAVKVGIDIIDWSFLARAHRVSMKGALITYGVIVMTVFVDLITAVAIGLFVANVLTIRRLADVQEESVCVLPARRKQDEAPCAGLSCEERSLLAQGRGRVKILYLSGPLVFGAAAAISRQSPKLEGAQSIVIDLSQVPHMGVTTAVAVESTVRDALAQGHAVYMAGVHGQPRERLEHLGLRGAMREDRWVEDRESALKLALEQLSPG; encoded by the coding sequence ATGCGCGTACTCAACGAGATCCGTTTCGACAATCTTCGCGGTGATCTTTTCGGCGGCGTCACCGCCGCCGTCATCGCCCTGCCGATGGCGCTCGCGTTCGGGGTCGCCTCCGGGGCGGGCGCCGAAGCCGGACTTTACGGCGCGGTGCTGATCGGTCTGTTCGCCGCGCTGTTCGGGGGCACACCTACACTCATTTCCGAGCCGACCGGACCCATGACCGTCGTGTTTACCGCGGTGATTGCCTCGCTGATCGCAGCCAATCCCGAGCAAGGCATGGCGATGGCCTTTACCGTCGTGATGCTTGCGGGTCTCTTCCAGATCGCGTTCGGGGCGATGAAGCTCGGGCGCTATGTCACCATGATGCCCTTCACCGTCATCTCCGGCTTCATGTCGGGGATCGGCATCATTCTCGTCATTCTTCAGCTTCCCGGACTGCTCGGACAGCCGACGCCGGGCGGCGGGGTAATCGGAACCTTGCGGGCGCTACCCGATCTGATCGCATCGATCGATCCGCGGGAGGCCGCCTTGGCCGGGATGACGCTCGCTGTCCTCTTCCTCATGCCGGCGCGCGTCAAACGGATCCTGCCGCCGCAACTGGTGGTGTTGGTCGTGGGGACCCTGATCGCGGTCTACTGGTTGGGCGATCAAGACATTCGGCGCATCGGTGAGATCCCGAGCGGCCTGCCCTCCTTGCAGATGCCGGTGTTCAGCGCTGCGCAATGGCAGACCATTCTGATCGATGCGCTCGTCCTGGCGATGCTCGGCTCGGTGGACGCCCTGCTGACTTCGGTGATCGCAGGCAGCTTGACCCGCAAACAGGTCAACTCGGACAAGGAGCTGGTGGGGCAGGGTATCGGCAATCTGGCCTCCGGGTTGTTCGGCGGTCTTCCGGGTGCCGGGGCGACCATGGGGACGGTGGTGAACATCCAAGCCGGCGGACGGACCGCGCTTTCGGGTCTGACTCGGGCGGCGATCCTGGCCGTGGTGGTGATCTGGGCGGGTGCACTGACCGCGAACATCCCTCTGGCGGTGCTTGCGGGTATCGCCGTAAAGGTCGGTATCGACATCATCGACTGGAGCTTCCTCGCCCGCGCCCATCGCGTGTCGATGAAAGGCGCCTTGATCACCTACGGCGTGATCGTGATGACGGTGTTCGTCGATCTGATTACCGCCGTGGCGATCGGCCTCTTCGTCGCCAATGTCCTGACCATTCGACGGCTTGCCGACGTACAGGAAGAGTCGGTGTGTGTACTCCCGGCACGGCGCAAGCAAGACGAGGCGCCCTGTGCCGGTCTGTCGTGCGAGGAGCGCTCGTTGCTGGCTCAAGGGCGCGGTCGGGTGAAGATCCTCTATCTCAGCGGCCCGCTGGTCTTCGGTGCCGCGGCCGCCATCAGTCGGCAGAGCCCGAAACTCGAAGGCGCACAGTCGATTGTCATCGATCTCAGTCAGGTCCCGCACATGGGGGTGACCACTGCGGTTGCGGTGGAGTCCACGGTCCGCGATGCGCTCGCGCAAGGTCACGCGGTCTACATGGCCGGTGTGCACGGCCAGCCGCGCGAGCGTCTGGAGCACCTGGGTTTGCGCGGGGCCATGCGCGAGGATCGCTGGGTGGAGGATCGCGAGTCTGCCCTGAAGCTCGCGTTGGAGCAATTGTCGCCAGGGTAG
- a CDS encoding carboxysome peptide B: MEIRQVIGSLVCTHRITGLGHWDLRLLQDTKGKQYVATDPVDARPGDWVFVVSGSAARYAMGNAAILTDLTIGGIIDHWEAHDVAAARPTAALAAKAA; the protein is encoded by the coding sequence ATGGAGATCAGGCAGGTGATCGGATCGCTGGTCTGCACGCACCGGATCACCGGGCTCGGGCACTGGGATCTGCGGCTGCTGCAGGACACGAAAGGCAAGCAGTACGTCGCCACCGACCCGGTGGACGCCCGACCCGGCGACTGGGTCTTCGTGGTCAGCGGCTCGGCGGCGCGTTATGCGATGGGCAACGCCGCCATCCTGACCGATTTGACGATCGGCGGGATTATCGATCACTGGGAGGCGCATGACGTAGCGGCGGCTCGGCCGACCGCGGCCCTCGCCGCGAAGGCGGCCTGA
- a CDS encoding BMC domain-containing protein, with the protein MANEKFGIALGMIETRGLVPAIEAADAMTKAAEVRLIGREFVGGGYVTVLVRGETGAVNAAVRAGADACERVGDGLVAAHIIARPHREVEPILPVGGPAVD; encoded by the coding sequence ATGGCAAACGAAAAATTCGGAATCGCGCTCGGGATGATCGAGACCCGTGGACTGGTCCCCGCCATCGAAGCGGCGGACGCCATGACCAAGGCCGCCGAGGTGCGCCTGATCGGGCGCGAGTTCGTCGGCGGGGGCTACGTGACCGTGCTGGTACGCGGCGAGACGGGCGCGGTGAACGCCGCGGTGCGTGCCGGTGCGGATGCCTGCGAGCGCGTCGGCGACGGCCTGGTCGCGGCCCACATCATCGCCCGCCCGCACCGCGAGGTCGAGCCGATCCTCCCCGTCGGCGGCCCGGCCGTCGACTAA
- a CDS encoding form I ribulose bisphosphate carboxylase large subunit — translation MSVKTYDAGVKEYRAMYWTPDYVPLDTDLLACFKCTGQPGVPREEVAAAVAAESSTGTWSTVWSELLTDLEFYKGRAYRIEDVPGDKESFYAFIAYPIDLFEEGSVVNVLTSLVGNVFGFKALRHLRLEDIRFPIAYVKTCMGPPSGIQVERDKLNKYGRPLLGATIKPKLGLSAKNYGRAVYECLRGGLDLTKDDENVNSQPFMRWQNRFEFVAEAVSAAQAETGERKGHYLNVTAPDPEQMYERAEFAKELGQPIIMHDFLTGGFTANTGLAKWCRKNGMLLHIHRAMHAVIDRHPKHGIHFRVLAKCLRLSGGDHLHTGTVVGKLEGDRGSTLGFVDLLRESFIPEDRARGIFFDQDWGSMPGVFAVASGGIHVWHMPALVTIFGDDSVLQFGGGTQGHPWGNAAGAAANRVALEACVKARNEGRELEKEAREIMTGAAKHSPELAIAMETWKEIKFEFDTVDKLDVG, via the coding sequence ATGAGCGTGAAGACCTACGATGCCGGTGTCAAAGAATACCGGGCCATGTACTGGACGCCGGACTATGTCCCCCTCGACACCGACCTCTTGGCCTGTTTCAAATGCACCGGACAGCCCGGCGTGCCGCGCGAAGAGGTCGCCGCCGCCGTGGCCGCGGAGTCCTCGACCGGGACTTGGAGTACGGTGTGGTCGGAGCTCCTGACCGATCTCGAGTTCTATAAGGGTCGCGCCTATCGCATCGAAGACGTGCCCGGCGACAAAGAATCCTTTTACGCCTTCATCGCCTATCCGATCGATCTGTTCGAAGAAGGCTCGGTCGTCAACGTCCTCACCTCGCTCGTCGGCAACGTGTTCGGATTCAAGGCGCTGCGTCATCTGCGCTTGGAAGACATCCGCTTCCCCATCGCTTACGTCAAGACGTGCATGGGACCGCCGAGCGGCATCCAGGTCGAGCGCGACAAGCTCAACAAGTACGGTCGTCCGCTCCTGGGCGCAACCATCAAGCCCAAGCTCGGTCTGTCGGCCAAGAACTACGGTCGCGCGGTCTACGAGTGCTTGCGCGGCGGTCTGGATCTGACCAAGGACGACGAGAACGTCAACTCCCAGCCCTTCATGCGCTGGCAGAATCGCTTCGAATTTGTCGCCGAGGCCGTCTCCGCGGCGCAGGCCGAGACCGGCGAGCGCAAGGGCCACTATCTGAACGTGACCGCCCCGGATCCGGAGCAGATGTACGAGCGCGCCGAGTTCGCCAAGGAGCTCGGTCAGCCGATCATCATGCACGACTTCCTGACCGGCGGTTTCACCGCCAACACCGGTCTTGCCAAGTGGTGCCGCAAGAATGGCATGCTGCTGCACATCCACCGCGCCATGCATGCCGTCATCGACCGTCACCCCAAGCACGGTATCCACTTCCGCGTGCTGGCCAAGTGCCTGCGTCTGTCGGGCGGCGACCATCTGCATACCGGCACGGTCGTGGGTAAGCTCGAAGGCGATCGCGGCTCCACGCTCGGCTTCGTCGACCTGCTTCGCGAGTCCTTCATCCCGGAAGACCGCGCTCGCGGCATCTTCTTCGACCAGGACTGGGGCTCCATGCCCGGCGTCTTCGCCGTCGCCTCCGGCGGTATCCACGTCTGGCACATGCCGGCGCTGGTGACGATCTTCGGCGACGACTCGGTCCTGCAGTTCGGCGGCGGTACTCAGGGTCATCCCTGGGGCAACGCGGCCGGCGCCGCGGCCAACCGCGTCGCCCTCGAGGCCTGCGTGAAGGCCCGCAACGAGGGTCGCGAGCTCGAGAAGGAGGCCCGAGAGATCATGACCGGCGCGGCCAAGCACAGCCCGGAGCTGGCGATCGCGATGGAAACCTGGAAAGAGATCAAGTTCGAGTTCGATACGGTCGACAAGCTCGACGTGGGTTGA
- a CDS encoding SAM-dependent methyltransferase — MVRATETAIRWVEQGKVPDSVTRSGIRALLRGRLATLPTEDCEAAMREKRDFIAMMDASPIAQVPERANEQHYELPASFFDLVLGPRRKYSSCYWPESIRSLEEAEEASLRITAERAGIQDGDRVLELGCGWGALSLYLAERFPSSRITGVSNSSGQRAFIEAERDRRGLTNLEIVTADMNDFQADGPYDRIVSLEMFEHMRNHRKLYARVHDWLKPGGRFLMHIFVHREHPYPFEDVGPSDWMSHYFFAGGIMPSDDLPLHFQEDLKLVTRWRWDGRHYERTLNAWLERMDAARDRIWPILEETYGKDQAGVWWMRWRLFFMACAELFGYRKGQEWYVSHYLFERPA; from the coding sequence ATGGTGCGTGCAACAGAGACGGCGATCCGCTGGGTGGAGCAAGGCAAGGTTCCCGACAGCGTGACGCGCAGCGGCATTCGTGCCTTGCTGCGCGGACGTCTGGCGACCTTGCCGACGGAGGATTGCGAGGCGGCGATGCGCGAGAAGCGCGACTTCATCGCCATGATGGATGCCTCGCCGATCGCCCAGGTGCCCGAACGTGCGAACGAGCAGCACTACGAGCTGCCGGCATCCTTTTTCGATCTGGTGTTGGGGCCGCGTCGCAAATACAGCTCTTGTTACTGGCCCGAGAGCATCAGGTCGCTGGAAGAGGCGGAAGAGGCATCCTTGCGGATCACGGCGGAGCGGGCCGGGATCCAAGACGGCGATCGGGTGCTGGAGTTGGGTTGCGGATGGGGCGCCTTGAGCCTGTACCTGGCCGAGCGGTTCCCGAGCTCCCGGATCACCGGGGTCTCGAACTCAAGCGGGCAACGTGCCTTCATCGAGGCGGAGCGCGATCGACGGGGCCTGACCAATCTGGAGATCGTGACCGCGGACATGAATGATTTTCAGGCCGACGGCCCGTACGATCGAATCGTCTCGCTGGAGATGTTCGAGCACATGCGCAATCATCGCAAGCTGTACGCGCGGGTGCATGACTGGCTCAAGCCGGGCGGACGCTTCCTGATGCACATCTTCGTCCATCGAGAGCATCCCTATCCCTTCGAGGACGTCGGCCCGAGCGACTGGATGAGTCACTATTTCTTCGCAGGCGGTATCATGCCGAGCGACGATCTACCGCTGCACTTTCAGGAGGATCTCAAGCTGGTGACACGCTGGCGCTGGGATGGCCGGCATTACGAGCGTACGCTCAATGCCTGGCTGGAGCGGATGGATGCCGCGCGCGATCGTATCTGGCCAATCCTGGAAGAGACCTACGGGAAGGATCAAGCAGGGGTCTGGTGGATGCGCTGGCGGCTCTTCTTCATGGCCTGCGCTGAGTTGTTCGGGTATCGAAAGGGGCAGGAGTGGTACGTGAGCCACTACTTGTTCGAGCGTCCGGCCTGA
- a CDS encoding CsoS2 family carboxysome shell protein — protein MPSKANLRSSGREAALARRRALSTQGKRTSAAAGAAERSRAVEVGTARRQAAPQAAPAAAAESMSSTMSIGAASPLSTSRVVSPARRVQAPVSPSGSSRAEARARREALSKAGKRADRRADRTRVPTPKTQPQAARKDGSDCGCGCGGHPETTEEGGSMTDAARLSSDRRGASSLGYSTHPSTNGSRRNGKRITAIKPTGRMLALARRSATSGRGKAAVNTPATTASLARQANPQLSGRDLAQTVRAHRSAAGSAGTRKVQATGRVRPGRERPVGGAEDQPWKVGLSETAQGQFVTGTRVGRSRSVTGDEPSVCREVTGTEYMGAEIFREFCQTEPPKQAPKVHVTTTSHGNSVTGNEVGRSSRVTGDEPGTCKSVTGTEYLSAEQASAFCGTQLTPNPRQTGRTQTTGGRAVSGVLPGLSSKVTGNEHGAGIQPTGSQYMSSANGDLPDLKKAPPKVNLTQTLGGGAVTGTRVGRSAKLTGDEPGSCRMVTGDEYVGAEQYKEFCGIQPAPMEAPKVGLSSTPKGLMVSGTQTGRSGRVTGDEPGTCKVVTGTPYAGLEQTATYCAPEQQRLIAERMRPMASAMAARMTGIQPGIGGAMTGASRGACEGISGTPYIGVDQLEDACGSGALPGHSDFPQPLPQPIEAAPWQSFSVASPARQAFQANQGSGVTGTLYEQEGRITGPFGMGTGKITGTEQFRFDRGSSVPGNLLQMEPAETTAADMAPAAVRSRVTGEGQTAGTKVTGDDWERGERVTGTEGPSARRRNPTRPGPTAAMATVKPKRNEELPAPVSRVTGASGNTDRGSLITYSGGARG, from the coding sequence ATGCCCAGCAAAGCGAATCTGAGATCGAGCGGCCGCGAGGCGGCCCTGGCACGACGCCGTGCCTTGTCCACTCAGGGCAAGCGAACCAGCGCCGCCGCAGGGGCGGCCGAGCGCAGCCGCGCAGTCGAGGTCGGCACAGCCCGGCGTCAGGCGGCTCCGCAGGCCGCTCCGGCAGCCGCGGCCGAGTCGATGTCGAGCACGATGTCGATCGGCGCTGCCTCGCCTCTCTCGACATCCAGGGTCGTCTCCCCTGCTCGGCGCGTTCAGGCGCCGGTGTCGCCCTCCGGCTCCAGCCGGGCGGAGGCTAGGGCTCGGCGCGAAGCACTGTCGAAGGCCGGCAAACGGGCGGACCGCAGGGCGGACCGCACGCGCGTCCCGACACCGAAAACGCAGCCCCAGGCCGCTCGCAAAGACGGATCCGACTGCGGCTGTGGTTGCGGCGGACACCCCGAGACGACGGAGGAAGGCGGCTCGATGACAGATGCGGCGCGCCTCTCGTCGGATCGCCGGGGCGCATCGTCTCTCGGCTACTCGACCCATCCATCGACCAACGGGTCGCGACGCAACGGCAAGCGCATCACCGCCATCAAGCCCACGGGGCGGATGCTGGCGCTCGCCCGACGCTCCGCCACCTCGGGGCGCGGCAAGGCCGCGGTCAATACGCCGGCCACCACGGCGAGTCTCGCACGGCAGGCCAACCCACAGCTGTCCGGGCGCGATCTAGCCCAGACCGTCCGCGCCCATCGCAGCGCCGCGGGCTCGGCCGGAACGCGCAAGGTCCAAGCCACGGGCCGGGTCAGACCGGGGCGCGAGCGTCCGGTCGGCGGGGCGGAAGATCAGCCCTGGAAGGTCGGTTTGAGCGAAACCGCGCAAGGGCAATTCGTGACCGGCACCCGGGTCGGGCGCAGTCGCTCCGTGACGGGCGACGAGCCGAGCGTGTGTCGCGAGGTCACGGGTACCGAATACATGGGAGCGGAGATCTTCCGCGAGTTCTGCCAGACCGAACCGCCAAAACAGGCGCCGAAGGTCCACGTCACCACCACGAGCCACGGTAATTCAGTGACCGGCAACGAGGTGGGGCGCTCAAGCCGGGTGACGGGCGACGAGCCCGGGACCTGCAAGAGCGTGACCGGCACGGAGTATCTGTCGGCCGAGCAGGCAAGCGCATTCTGCGGGACCCAGTTGACGCCGAACCCGCGTCAGACCGGGCGCACCCAAACCACCGGCGGTCGTGCCGTCTCGGGTGTCCTGCCGGGACTCTCGTCCAAGGTCACGGGCAACGAGCACGGCGCGGGGATCCAGCCGACCGGTAGCCAGTACATGTCCTCGGCCAACGGCGATCTGCCCGATCTGAAAAAGGCGCCGCCGAAGGTCAACCTGACGCAGACGCTCGGCGGCGGCGCCGTGACCGGCACCCGGGTCGGGCGCAGTGCGAAGCTGACCGGCGACGAACCCGGCAGCTGTCGGATGGTGACCGGCGACGAGTATGTCGGCGCCGAGCAATACAAGGAGTTCTGCGGCATCCAGCCGGCCCCGATGGAGGCGCCCAAGGTCGGGCTGTCGTCGACGCCGAAGGGGTTGATGGTCTCCGGCACCCAGACCGGGCGCTCGGGTCGGGTCACGGGTGACGAACCCGGCACCTGCAAGGTGGTGACCGGCACGCCCTATGCGGGACTGGAGCAGACGGCGACCTATTGCGCCCCGGAGCAGCAGCGCCTGATCGCCGAGCGGATGCGCCCGATGGCATCGGCCATGGCGGCGCGCATGACCGGCATCCAGCCGGGGATCGGCGGGGCCATGACGGGTGCGTCCAGGGGCGCTTGCGAGGGGATCAGCGGGACGCCCTACATCGGAGTCGACCAGCTCGAGGATGCCTGCGGAAGCGGTGCTCTGCCCGGGCACAGCGATTTCCCACAGCCGCTCCCCCAGCCAATCGAAGCCGCGCCCTGGCAAAGCTTCAGCGTCGCCTCGCCGGCACGGCAGGCGTTTCAGGCGAATCAAGGAAGCGGCGTGACGGGCACGCTCTATGAGCAGGAGGGGAGGATTACCGGCCCTTTCGGGATGGGCACGGGCAAGATCACGGGCACTGAGCAGTTTCGCTTTGACCGTGGCTCGTCCGTGCCGGGAAACCTCCTGCAGATGGAACCTGCCGAGACGACAGCAGCCGACATGGCTCCGGCCGCGGTCCGCTCCCGTGTGACGGGCGAGGGTCAAACCGCCGGAACCAAGGTCACGGGTGACGATTGGGAGCGTGGCGAGCGTGTCACCGGGACCGAGGGTCCCTCGGCACGGCGCCGCAACCCGACCCGCCCGGGTCCGACGGCTGCGATGGCGACCGTCAAGCCGAAGCGCAACGAGGAGCTTCCTGCGCCGGTGAGTCGTGTGACCGGGGCCAGCGGAAACACGGACCGCGGGTCACTCATCACCTACTCGGGCGGCGCGCGGGGCTGA
- a CDS encoding 4a-hydroxytetrahydrobiopterin dehydratase yields MNQGWTERQRPVRLERRLEFADYEATRDFLDRAASLSERVGIYPDMSFGRTYVNITLHAEDDATALGEPLRHFAREIDALLATEKTLDE; encoded by the coding sequence ATGAATCAAGGCTGGACCGAGCGTCAGCGTCCCGTACGCCTCGAACGCCGCCTGGAGTTTGCCGATTACGAGGCTACCCGCGATTTCCTGGATCGGGCGGCGAGCCTCTCGGAGCGCGTCGGCATCTATCCGGACATGAGCTTCGGGCGAACCTACGTGAACATCACCCTACATGCCGAGGACGATGCGACCGCGTTGGGAGAGCCGCTCCGGCACTTCGCGCGCGAGATCGATGCGCTGCTCGCAACCGAGAAGACCCTCGATGAGTGA